A single genomic interval of Lewinellaceae bacterium harbors:
- a CDS encoding T9SS type A sorting domain-containing protein, with protein sequence MLRIYTFFTLFLSSAAFCYSSSCPMSIEGEGWICPGETTVLTAAAGFSEYYWSNGKKGQSIVVGPGSYRVVGRAEDGCVETAEFRVGEIKLPEASDLKILGASRVEGEQWVESRYAVSSYDERLDYFWMLDGDTISQGRELELAGRPAGAYQLRVAVFSSCTGQSVSTSVPLQPYEGNADSTIIYSCSPEPPYYYYSVPFSGPGLYDIISVNQVGFQIAVRRRLVIEPQYEESYDTVTLCGGAPLAYFGATISQPGSYDIPVRSFFGCQELVHLEALAPSGAPLYLEALTRCGPGGFEHNGEFYNMPGLYERAYPLANGCDSLAFTFVEYFDEAPSSEIFAEACPGDLYHHDGISYSEPGDYTRTYLLENGCDSVLTIHLSHPENLVRETNHYFCNGGSIEVNGVVFTESGTLEYMIPGQGATCDSLITAVVHELSPIEIDDQVLMPDDGNGTGSIALLLQGGSPPYAYEWSNGADTRDISQLAAGTYSLTVTDGLGCTASFTFDLGLLSGLANKEAGYRLTLGPNPFQDKLRVFEATNRDISNLAVYLYDPTGRLAVRVPFSGSFASVPSSLPQGLYWYRLESSGELLSAGKIVRQ encoded by the coding sequence ATGTTAAGAATTTACACTTTTTTCACTCTTTTCCTTTCTTCCGCAGCCTTTTGCTACTCCAGTTCCTGCCCCATGAGCATAGAGGGCGAAGGCTGGATTTGCCCGGGCGAAACTACCGTTTTAACCGCCGCCGCCGGCTTCAGCGAATACTACTGGAGCAATGGCAAGAAAGGACAATCTATCGTTGTTGGCCCCGGGTCTTACCGGGTAGTCGGGCGAGCGGAAGACGGCTGTGTGGAAACGGCTGAGTTTAGGGTTGGGGAAATAAAATTGCCGGAGGCATCCGATTTGAAGATTCTGGGGGCCAGCCGCGTGGAGGGAGAGCAGTGGGTAGAAAGCCGCTATGCCGTTTCATCTTATGATGAGCGCCTGGATTATTTCTGGATGCTGGACGGCGATACCATCAGCCAGGGCCGTGAATTGGAACTTGCCGGCCGGCCTGCCGGAGCCTATCAGTTGCGCGTTGCTGTTTTCAGTTCCTGCACCGGCCAATCCGTTTCAACCTCCGTGCCGTTGCAACCCTATGAAGGAAATGCAGACAGCACCATCATTTATTCCTGTTCCCCGGAGCCTCCTTACTATTATTATTCCGTTCCCTTCTCTGGCCCCGGCCTATACGACATCATCTCCGTCAACCAGGTTGGCTTTCAGATAGCCGTCAGAAGGCGCCTGGTGATCGAGCCCCAGTATGAAGAATCGTATGATACGGTAACTCTTTGCGGCGGCGCTCCTCTTGCTTACTTCGGCGCCACCATAAGCCAGCCCGGAAGTTATGATATTCCAGTCCGGTCTTTTTTCGGTTGCCAGGAATTGGTGCACCTGGAGGCATTGGCGCCTTCGGGTGCGCCCCTGTACCTGGAGGCCCTGACTCGTTGCGGGCCGGGCGGGTTCGAACACAATGGCGAGTTTTACAATATGCCCGGCTTATACGAAAGGGCTTACCCTCTGGCCAACGGCTGCGACAGCCTGGCCTTTACCTTTGTGGAATATTTTGATGAGGCGCCATCCTCTGAAATTTTTGCGGAGGCCTGCCCGGGAGACCTGTACCACCACGACGGGATATCTTATTCCGAACCAGGGGATTACACCAGGACTTACCTGCTGGAAAATGGGTGCGACAGCGTACTTACCATCCATTTGTCTCATCCCGAAAACCTGGTGAGGGAAACGAACCATTATTTTTGCAATGGCGGAAGCATTGAGGTCAACGGGGTGGTATTCACCGAAAGCGGGACATTGGAATATATGATTCCCGGCCAGGGAGCAACCTGCGACAGCCTGATCACCGCTGTGGTGCACGAACTGAGCCCGATTGAAATTGACGATCAGGTTCTTATGCCGGATGACGGAAATGGAACCGGCTCTATCGCGCTGCTCCTCCAGGGCGGCAGCCCTCCCTATGCCTACGAATGGTCGAATGGAGCCGATACGCGCGATATCAGCCAACTGGCCGCCGGGACTTATTCCCTTACTGTTACCGATGGCTTGGGCTGTACTGCCAGTTTCACTTTTGACCTGGGCTTATTGTCCGGTTTAGCCAACAAGGAAGCGGGCTACCGGCTCACCCTGGGGCCCAATCCTTTTCAGGATAAACTGCGGGTTTTTGAAGCAACTAACCGAGATATCTCGAATCTGGCGGTGTATTTATACGATCCTACCGGCCGGCTAGCTGTGCGGGTGCCTTTTTCCGGAAGCTTTGCCAGCGTACCGTCCAGCTTACCCCAAGGCCTGTACTGGTACCGCCTGGAATCCTCCGGTGAACTGTTGTCCGCCGGTAAAATTGTCAGGCAATAG